ACCCACCCCATCCTCTCGAAGTTCAATCGGGCGGACTTCGAGGAGGCCGGGCTGCGCACGGCCAACGGCTACCTGCTCTTTCGCGACACGCGCATCACCTTTCCGCTCATCAAGCGCCGGCGCGTCCTGGGCATGACCTTCCGGGCCCTGCCCGGCGCCGAGGGGAACCGCAAGTTCGTCCACCTGGCCGGCCAACCGGCGGGTCTCTGGAACCTGGACGCCCTGCTGGACAAGGAGCGCACGGCCATCCTGGCGGAGGGCGTGCCCGATGCCATGACCCTGGCCGCCTGGGGCCTGCCCGCGGTGGGCAATCTGGGCCTGGAAGCAAGCCTCAACGCCCATCAGTTCGCCCACTTGAAGGACGTCACCCTCGTCTGGGACAACGACCCCGCCGGCCGGGGCCGGGTGCTGACGTCCGCGCGAGCCATCCAGGCGGCGCTACGGGACGGCGAGGTGCGCATCCTGCACATGCCGGGCGAGAAGGACATCAACGACTGGGCGCGGGGTGGGGGAACCCCGGAGGAGTTCCAAGCGCTGCTGAAGGCGGCCCCGGATCTTCTGACCTACCAGATCAAGCTCCTCCCGGACGTGAAGGCCGGGGAGCGCATGACCCGCGATGCCCAGGCCCTGCTGCACGAGCTCCTGGCAGACGTCAGGGCCCTGGACGTGAACCTGCAGGACCTCTACCTGAAGGCCATTGCCAAACGGATCGATTCCACGCCCAAGTCCCTTCGGGACATGGTCAGGCAGATCAGGAAGGCCCCAGTCACTGCGGCAACCACCACCGACGGCCAAGAGACGACTCCTGTGACACAGCCATCGCCAGATCTTGGCGCTGTCTTCAAGGACGAAATCCCTTATCGCGCGGCGCTGGGATTTGACTTCCGTGGCGATCCCGTCGCCAACATCGGCATGTGGCTGCGCCCGGTGCCAACAAAACCACCGATGCCATTCGTCATCGAATCTGTCATCCGGGATGGCAAGGCGACGATGTCGCTTGTGCCCTATGCAGAGCGGTCAACTCAAACCAAAGGCAACATCCGCTTCCCCAACGAGGGCCTGCCTCGCTGGACTCGTGGCGACACCCCGTTCAGCATGGCGAGCCTGCTTGCTGACCCGGCAGCCAACACGCCAAACGCTGCCGTGGTGTTCCAAAAGATGCGTGAAGCCATGCGGCGCTTCATCGTGTACCCGGAGGATCGTGAGTACGACATCGTGGCCATCTGGATCATGATGACCTATTTCTTTCCGGTGTTCGGACGTGTGGGCTACCTGCATTTCAATGGCGGATCCGGCTCCGGCAAGAGCCTGAGCCTGCGCTTCGTCGAAGCCATGGCCTTCAATGCCCTCAAGACGGCCAACATCACCGATGCCGCCCTCTACCGCACCGTCGACGGCTCCCGGTCCACTCTGCTGATGGATGAGGCCGAACGCCTGAGCTTCCCCAAGGCAGGGACAATCGAAGCCGCCACCCGCTCACTCTTCTTGGACTCCTACGGAGAGGACGCAGTAGTCTATCGAATGAATACCGAGACGAACCAGCCCGAGGGCTTTGAT
This genomic window from bacterium contains:
- a CDS encoding toprim domain-containing protein — encoded protein: MERIKRDLTMDELVPHHTGHRPIRCPLPGHEDKKGSFMVYPETNSWWCPSHPSTPSGGSVIDYIMVEQGLDFKGAVRHAAMLKHLDQGPPTEEEQAAEVARHKREETLTVLAAYAHGQLIAESDVAMRARDYLAGRGFGLDLLRDHQVGLLTLEKLYQIQPTHPILSKFNRADFEEAGLRTANGYLLFRDTRITFPLIKRRRVLGMTFRALPGAEGNRKFVHLAGQPAGLWNLDALLDKERTAILAEGVPDAMTLAAWGLPAVGNLGLEASLNAHQFAHLKDVTLVWDNDPAGRGRVLTSARAIQAALRDGEVRILHMPGEKDINDWARGGGTPEEFQALLKAAPDLLTYQIKLLPDVKAGERMTRDAQALLHELLADVRALDVNLQDLYLKAIAKRIDSTPKSLRDMVRQIRKAPVTAATTTDGQETTPVTQPSPDLGAVFKDEIPYRAALGFDFRGDPVANIGMWLRPVPTKPPMPFVIESVIRDGKATMSLVPYAERSTQTKGNIRFPNEGLPRWTRGDTPFSMASLLADPAANTPNAAVVFQKMREAMRRFIVYPEDREYDIVAIWIMMTYFFPVFGRVGYLHFNGGSGSGKSLSLRFVEAMAFNALKTANITDAALYRTVDGSRSTLLMDEAERLSFPKAGTIEAATRSLFLDSYGEDAVVYRMNTETNQPEGFDAFGPKCLASINKIDPVFNNRCITIHCLRKEKGIRIADLAQCVEEFRQLTREARDMMHCLVLTRFHEVRRIYMVDLMGVYPEIEGREREIWLSLIAMARLVDQDAEWDETKSLVEVILKAQREKESEREEEARRESVDILILQTLLNLITGDEQELYEVRGDAWRYVGNKLAEGIHTELSQDGTWPFEKPLTSNRLTNLLKSQHVIAETDISRSTVGGKRVRVLKIRQEQLRQALQRLHGLDTEDATAPTPAPTQSTAVPARPPAIEEPDDLPF